A region of Mesorhizobium sp. AR02 DNA encodes the following proteins:
- a CDS encoding GYD domain-containing protein, whose product MAYYVLLSNFTDQGIKSIKDTQKRAEAFKAMASKSGIKVHTLLWTLGQHDVVAIAEADDDIAATALALSIASQGNIRTQTLRAFDTADMTKIMAKMA is encoded by the coding sequence ATGGCTTACTACGTACTGCTGTCGAATTTCACAGATCAAGGTATCAAGAGCATAAAGGATACTCAGAAGCGTGCTGAGGCCTTCAAGGCGATGGCCAGCAAAAGCGGTATCAAGGTTCACACCCTGTTGTGGACGCTTGGTCAACATGACGTCGTGGCGATTGCCGAAGCGGACGACGACATTGCAGCGACGGCACTAGCCCTGTCGATAGCGTCGCAAGGTAACATCAGAACTCAGACGCTGAGGGCGTTCGACACGGCAGATATGACCAAGATAATGGCAAAGATGGCCTGA
- a CDS encoding site-2 protease family protein has translation MSPIVTAILVASNLGLIFLLMTVPLGLRTVRMSCVIAMDRHRLWQALWPLGSDAGWSGEILSAQPLDGEGVSRIMLSWEGRDGKPIERRARFEDVVEGSRFAMRVLEDTALDGSFWKDYRETAELVSEGSGTRVSLSQTDRYRGAAFLVFRYFAMRRELSKLERWAVTGQYRKGGWFEHPLSQVGFAVLSALILWPFFGLHLGGLALAAILTSVVALHELGHMAAFRLMGHRKARMIFIPLLGGIAIGGRPYNSRFEVAFVALMGAGFSAFLVPIVIAASALAGSEGHKAAAALLAALAGCAALFNIANLVPVWKFDGGQVLRQICPGPIALALASFFLLSVFLALGRQAGFSSGFLIVAGAVFSILSLLTVGSGVKPRHELEPIRTVDRFAIAGALLAVFTIHGCGVLWASAQLL, from the coding sequence GTGTCGCCCATCGTCACGGCCATTCTGGTGGCCAGCAATCTCGGGCTGATCTTTCTCTTGATGACCGTGCCGCTTGGTTTGCGCACGGTCAGGATGAGCTGCGTGATCGCGATGGACCGCCATCGCCTCTGGCAGGCACTGTGGCCGCTTGGCAGCGATGCCGGCTGGTCCGGCGAGATCCTGTCGGCGCAGCCGCTGGACGGGGAGGGCGTGTCTCGCATCATGCTGTCGTGGGAAGGCCGCGACGGCAAGCCGATCGAACGCAGGGCGCGGTTTGAAGACGTTGTCGAGGGCAGCCGCTTCGCCATGCGCGTCCTCGAGGATACCGCGCTCGATGGCTCGTTCTGGAAAGACTATCGCGAAACCGCCGAACTCGTCTCCGAAGGCAGCGGCACGCGGGTGTCGCTCAGCCAGACGGATCGTTACCGCGGCGCTGCCTTTCTGGTGTTTCGGTACTTCGCCATGCGCCGCGAGCTGTCCAAGCTGGAGCGTTGGGCGGTAACCGGACAGTATCGCAAGGGTGGCTGGTTCGAGCATCCGCTGAGCCAGGTCGGCTTTGCCGTGCTGTCGGCATTGATCCTGTGGCCGTTCTTCGGCCTCCATCTCGGCGGGCTGGCGCTGGCCGCTATCCTCACCTCGGTCGTGGCCCTGCACGAGCTCGGCCACATGGCGGCATTCCGGCTGATGGGCCACCGCAAGGCGCGGATGATCTTCATCCCGCTGCTCGGCGGCATCGCCATTGGCGGCCGGCCCTATAACAGCCGTTTCGAGGTGGCCTTCGTGGCGCTGATGGGGGCGGGTTTCTCCGCCTTCCTGGTGCCGATCGTCATTGCCGCCAGCGCGCTGGCCGGTAGCGAGGGGCACAAGGCCGCGGCCGCGCTGCTGGCAGCGCTGGCAGGCTGTGCGGCCCTGTTCAACATCGCCAATCTGGTGCCGGTGTGGAAGTTCGACGGCGGCCAGGTGCTGCGCCAGATCTGCCCCGGGCCGATCGCGCTGGCGCTGGCCTCGTTCTTCCTGCTTTCCGTCTTCCTGGCACTCGGCCGACAGGCAGGCTTCTCCTCCGGCTTTCTAATCGTGGCGGGAGCGGTCTTTTCGATCCTCAGCCTGCTCACTGTCGGCAGTGGCGTGAAGCCTCGCCACGAGTTGGAGCCAATCCGCACCGTTGACCGCTTCGCCATCGCCGGCGCGCTGCTGGCGGTGTTCACCATTCATGGCTGCGGCGTTTTGTGGGCGTCGGCGCAGCTGCTTTGA
- the lipB gene encoding lipoyl(octanoyl) transferase LipB, translating into MPERSQIATSFLPLPGSAPVEWRIEPGLTAYPEALAFMEARAEAIRSGAAGEMVWLVEHPPLYTAGTSARIEDLIEPDRFPVFSAGRGGEYTYHGPGQRVAYVMLDLKRRREDVRAFVAALEQWIIATLAAFNVHGERREDRVGVWVVRPDRPRLPDGSPAEDKIAAIGIRLRRWVSFHGIAINVEPDLSHFGGIVPCGVQDHGVTSLVDLGLPVGMADLDLALKSAFEDVFGPATALTAEAARKAG; encoded by the coding sequence ATGCCAGAACGCAGCCAGATTGCCACGTCGTTCCTGCCCCTGCCCGGCTCGGCACCAGTCGAATGGCGCATCGAGCCTGGTCTCACCGCCTATCCCGAGGCGCTCGCCTTCATGGAAGCGCGGGCCGAGGCGATCCGCAGCGGCGCCGCCGGCGAAATGGTCTGGCTGGTCGAACATCCCCCGCTCTACACCGCCGGCACCAGCGCCCGCATCGAGGACCTGATCGAGCCTGATCGCTTTCCGGTCTTTTCGGCCGGCCGTGGCGGCGAATACACCTATCATGGGCCCGGCCAGCGGGTCGCCTATGTCATGCTTGACCTGAAGCGGCGGCGTGAAGACGTGCGCGCCTTCGTCGCCGCGCTCGAACAGTGGATCATCGCCACGCTTGCTGCCTTCAACGTCCATGGTGAGCGCCGCGAGGACCGTGTCGGCGTCTGGGTGGTGCGGCCCGATCGCCCTCGCCTGCCGGACGGCTCGCCGGCCGAGGACAAGATCGCGGCGATCGGCATCCGGCTCCGGCGCTGGGTGAGCTTTCACGGCATCGCCATCAATGTCGAACCGGACCTCTCCCATTTCGGCGGCATCGTGCCCTGCGGCGTGCAGGACCACGGCGTCACCAGCCTCGTCGATCTCGGCCTTCCCGTTGGCATGGCCGACCTTGATCTGGCGCTGAAATCAGCCTTCGAGGATGTGTTCGGTCCTGCCACGGCCTTGACTGCCGAAGCAGCCCGCAAGGCCGGTTGA
- a CDS encoding AraC family transcriptional regulator has product MDILAEVLDRVRLGGTLLFHFELGHPWNLALPKRPYALFHYLSRGSATLALEQGRELHMTEGDFVVVTRGEPHVIYSDSRTEPVPIVDIDRLAGRLGLVRHGGGEQPLATMICGNFTVARPSRGSVLELLPPLLLLKPTEDGGWLEAILQRMVSEAAFERPGQGVALSRLTEVLFVEVLRSWIKSLGPGEGGWLGAMADPHIGPALQLIHERPDRPWTLGDLGQSVGLGRSAFSARFTKLVGESMYRYLIARRMSEAAFLLETSDEGIARIATRVGYETAAAFSKLFHRHHGLSPGRYRAFRRSAGGRRQGDDLEAEVVD; this is encoded by the coding sequence ATGGACATCCTCGCTGAAGTGCTCGATCGCGTTCGCCTTGGCGGAACCTTGCTGTTCCACTTCGAGCTCGGCCATCCCTGGAATCTCGCGCTGCCAAAGCGCCCCTACGCCCTGTTCCACTATCTCAGCCGTGGTTCGGCTACCCTCGCGCTCGAACAGGGACGAGAGCTCCACATGACCGAGGGCGACTTTGTTGTCGTCACGCGTGGCGAGCCCCATGTGATCTACTCGGATAGCCGGACGGAGCCGGTGCCGATTGTCGACATCGATCGATTAGCCGGGCGTCTTGGCCTCGTTCGTCATGGAGGCGGCGAGCAGCCGCTCGCGACGATGATCTGTGGTAATTTCACTGTGGCACGGCCGTCGCGCGGTAGCGTTTTGGAATTGCTTCCGCCCCTGCTTCTCCTGAAGCCGACGGAAGACGGAGGATGGCTCGAGGCGATTCTGCAACGCATGGTGAGCGAGGCGGCGTTCGAGCGCCCCGGACAAGGCGTCGCGCTCTCACGTCTGACTGAAGTGCTCTTCGTCGAGGTGTTGCGAAGCTGGATCAAGTCGCTCGGCCCCGGAGAAGGCGGGTGGCTGGGGGCGATGGCGGACCCGCACATAGGACCGGCACTTCAGTTGATCCACGAACGACCGGATCGGCCCTGGACGCTTGGCGACCTCGGGCAAAGCGTGGGACTTGGTCGTTCGGCGTTTTCGGCTCGCTTCACCAAGCTCGTTGGCGAGTCCATGTACCGCTATCTGATCGCACGCCGGATGTCGGAGGCCGCGTTTCTGCTCGAAACAAGCGACGAGGGGATTGCACGGATTGCGACCCGTGTCGGCTATGAGACCGCGGCCGCGTTTTCGAAGCTGTTCCATCGACATCACGGCCTATCGCCTGGCCGTTACCGAGCATTTCGCCGCTCTGCCGGTGGCCGGAGGCAAGGGGACGATCTGGAAGCAGAAGTCGTCGATTGA
- a CDS encoding alpha/beta hydrolase translates to MRNLLLSVATVLMAGATVAAPAQSAQLPKGAAHNIVLVHGAFVDQTSWKPVADILTKKGYNVTLVENPLTSLAADVDATKQALAKQNGKTVLVGHSWGGVVITQAGDDPNVSALVYVSAFAPDMGESLASLAKSGPATEGAAAIHPDEKGNLYIDPKVFPSAVAADLPPEIAESLANHQLPLNHTAFEAPVDKAAWHDKPTFYVISTKDKVIAPEIQKIFANRMKAQTTEVAGSHASLVVHAKEVAAVIEKAALVK, encoded by the coding sequence ATGCGAAATCTTCTACTCTCAGTCGCCACCGTCCTCATGGCCGGAGCAACAGTCGCCGCCCCCGCCCAATCAGCTCAACTGCCCAAGGGGGCGGCTCACAATATCGTGCTCGTCCATGGCGCTTTCGTCGACCAGACGAGCTGGAAGCCGGTTGCCGATATCCTCACGAAGAAGGGCTACAACGTAACGCTCGTCGAAAACCCGCTCACCTCCCTCGCTGCGGACGTCGATGCCACCAAACAGGCGCTCGCGAAACAGAACGGCAAGACCGTCCTCGTTGGCCACTCCTGGGGCGGTGTGGTCATCACGCAGGCAGGTGACGATCCCAACGTCTCGGCGCTCGTCTACGTCTCCGCATTCGCGCCCGACATGGGAGAATCTTTGGCGAGCTTAGCCAAGAGCGGTCCGGCAACCGAAGGCGCCGCGGCGATTCATCCCGACGAAAAGGGCAACCTCTACATCGATCCTAAAGTGTTTCCTTCAGCAGTCGCGGCTGACCTTCCTCCGGAGATCGCCGAATCCTTGGCAAATCATCAGCTCCCGTTGAACCACACGGCGTTCGAGGCTCCCGTCGATAAGGCAGCTTGGCACGACAAGCCGACGTTCTATGTGATCAGCACGAAGGACAAGGTCATCGCACCCGAGATCCAGAAGATCTTCGCCAACAGGATGAAGGCACAGACGACGGAGGTCGCCGGCAGCCATGCCTCCCTGGTCGTCCACGCTAAGGAAGTCGCCGCAGTGATTGAAAAGGCCGCACTCGTGAAGTGA
- a CDS encoding alpha/beta fold hydrolase, translating to MTEFDTASQDAAMLETAPTRYIEGSGIRFAYRRLGPSTGTALILLQHFSGNIDAWDPAVVNALAADRPVIAFDNAGVGRSTGQTPDSIEAMARDAVAFINLLGLSQVDLLGFSLGGCVAQQIAAEHGTLVRKLILVGTAPKGGEEHLLAVLQDAFSQTEAPDPRLPLFFTKSSASQSAGRAFLKRAKVRKEDRDTDNGSTVTDPQAKALITWCATPDPEHATLRAIHQPALVVSGSHDTMLPADNAYAMFKALSNAQLVLYPDSGHGALFQYHELFASHVRTFLEA from the coding sequence ATGACTGAGTTCGACACCGCGAGCCAGGACGCCGCCATGCTAGAAACGGCGCCCACCCGTTATATCGAAGGCAGCGGAATCCGCTTCGCCTATCGCCGCCTCGGCCCATCGACCGGAACGGCGTTGATTCTCCTGCAGCATTTCTCGGGCAACATCGACGCCTGGGACCCCGCTGTCGTGAATGCCCTGGCCGCCGATCGCCCGGTGATCGCTTTTGACAACGCCGGGGTCGGCCGCTCGACAGGACAAACGCCGGACAGTATCGAGGCGATGGCCCGAGACGCGGTCGCCTTTATCAACCTGCTCGGCCTCTCCCAAGTCGACCTGCTGGGCTTTTCCCTCGGCGGCTGCGTCGCGCAGCAGATCGCCGCCGAGCACGGAACGCTGGTCCGCAAGCTCATCCTCGTCGGCACCGCTCCGAAAGGCGGAGAGGAACACCTATTGGCGGTTCTGCAGGACGCGTTTTCCCAAACCGAGGCGCCGGACCCCCGCCTGCCGCTGTTCTTCACGAAGTCGTCCGCCAGCCAGTCGGCCGGCCGAGCGTTTCTGAAGCGGGCGAAGGTGCGCAAGGAAGATCGGGATACCGATAACGGCAGCACGGTGACCGATCCGCAGGCCAAGGCGCTTATTACCTGGTGCGCCACTCCTGATCCCGAGCACGCCACGCTGCGCGCCATTCACCAGCCCGCCCTTGTGGTCAGCGGCAGCCACGACACCATGCTGCCGGCGGACAACGCCTACGCAATGTTCAAGGCTCTAAGCAACGCCCAGCTTGTCCTCTATCCCGATTCCGGCCACGGCGCCCTGTTTCAGTACCACGAATTGTTTGCCAGCCACGTCCGTACCTTCCTGGAAGCGTAA
- a CDS encoding DUF302 domain-containing protein → MTIAKVEVERFSLTSSKPFDAVVAALKSTVGQPDMVEFFKATSAASSFPELERVVQSGLGRTGLMLFAEFDLGAILRRETGTETPKSMRFLVGNPLIMKEMVKHVPDAGSYAPVTVLVDERPDGVHVSYDKMESCLLSYGSLEALAVARNLDAKITTLLRECAS, encoded by the coding sequence ATGACAATCGCCAAGGTCGAGGTTGAGCGTTTCAGCCTGACGAGTTCCAAACCATTCGACGCCGTTGTGGCCGCGCTCAAGTCAACGGTTGGGCAACCTGACATGGTAGAGTTTTTCAAGGCCACGAGCGCCGCAAGTTCCTTTCCGGAATTGGAGCGCGTTGTGCAAAGCGGCCTCGGCCGCACAGGTCTCATGCTCTTCGCGGAATTCGACTTGGGCGCCATTCTGCGCCGCGAAACTGGAACCGAGACTCCCAAGAGCATGCGGTTTCTGGTGGGCAATCCACTCATCATGAAAGAAATGGTCAAGCACGTTCCGGATGCTGGATCTTACGCTCCAGTCACAGTCCTTGTTGATGAACGTCCCGATGGCGTGCATGTCTCGTACGACAAAATGGAGAGTTGTCTGCTCTCTTATGGTAGTTTGGAGGCTCTTGCTGTCGCCCGCAATCTTGATGCCAAAATCACAACCTTGTTACGCGAATGCGCAAGCTAA
- a CDS encoding glycine cleavage T C-terminal barrel domain-containing protein, translating into MMTLQAAGYSQAFGHDIALALLPLGLGTPGTALEVSILGERRPARVIADRRLSL; encoded by the coding sequence ATGATGACGCTTCAGGCGGCGGGTTACTCCCAGGCGTTTGGCCATGACATAGCATTGGCGCTGCTGCCGCTGGGGCTTGGCACGCCCGGCACGGCGCTGGAGGTTTCAATTCTCGGCGAGCGGCGCCCGGCAAGGGTGATCGCCGATCGCCGACTTTCCCTGTGA
- a CDS encoding phosphoenolpyruvate carboxylase — MEQSRRINFREDERSLLLRLLLQVASAREPEIAAVLTGRRSLVSLAAEQRIPALQASGVWFQLLAIADELLAMRARRELEQGAGVDEVPGSFASVIAQMAANGHSAEEVQATLNELCVGPTMTAHPTEAKRVTVLEIHRRIYRKLTELDQPRWAPRERDLLIADLESEIELLWMTGELRLERPTVEREIAWGLHFFREVIFEATPQLYGKLQGAFERHYPGEPIRIPSFMRYASWIGGDRDGNPNVTAAVTAHAMTEYRDTAISWYLTQVQRLVTVLSASSNVVALPASFKPVLQTALDKSGQAHMIATRNPDEPLRQFASVLLARLEATRNGGTAAYHSAEAFRADLNGLSCVLEAIGGRAVAKRFVQPLLWQVGSFGFRTVSLDIRQNSTVVNRVLAELFALTNPTDPVAAGTPQWSARIRAAVSQGERLEIDAGRLSPEAGELLSTFSVVRDHTSGLDADAVGSFVLSMTRSADNLLAVYLLAQYCGLSTSPGGGGTIRLRIVPLFETIADLQAAPGILNDLLGVSLVRRTVRDFGARQEIMLGYSDSNKDGGFLASNWELAKAQKRLAAVGHKHKVRISFFHGRGGSVSRGGAPTGRAIAAQPEGTVARTMRVTEQGEVVSSKFANRGTGLNQLEILAAGVLAHSVGSPGDVETKETPEFNEALEALAGMSQASYAGLMAEPGFLHYFNQASPVAELALLKMGSRPERRFGASGIADLRAIPWVFAWSQNRHLLTGWYGIGSALSAFVAVRGEAGRELLARMFEHSRFFRLIVDEAEKTLYQSDMEIAQLYARLVSDSDAARRIHARIAAEYELTRRLIGDLTGGDLSARFPMFKRRFDNLRRQMDDIHRLQVDLLREVRTNTGTADQKRATDALLVSINCISAGLGWTG, encoded by the coding sequence TTGGAACAGAGCAGACGCATCAACTTTCGTGAGGACGAGCGCAGCCTTTTGTTGCGCCTGCTGCTGCAGGTCGCAAGCGCGCGTGAGCCCGAGATCGCCGCCGTTCTGACCGGACGCAGGTCGCTTGTCTCCCTCGCCGCGGAGCAGCGCATCCCGGCACTTCAGGCGAGCGGCGTATGGTTCCAGTTGCTGGCGATTGCAGACGAGTTGCTTGCCATGCGGGCGCGTCGCGAGCTCGAACAAGGCGCGGGTGTCGACGAAGTGCCGGGTTCTTTCGCCAGCGTGATCGCGCAGATGGCAGCCAACGGCCACTCAGCGGAGGAAGTCCAGGCGACGCTCAATGAGCTTTGCGTCGGCCCGACCATGACCGCGCACCCGACGGAGGCCAAACGTGTCACGGTGCTGGAGATCCACCGCCGTATCTATCGCAAGCTGACCGAGCTCGATCAGCCGCGCTGGGCGCCGCGCGAACGCGACCTGTTGATCGCCGATCTGGAAAGCGAGATCGAGCTTCTGTGGATGACGGGCGAGTTGCGACTTGAGCGCCCGACTGTCGAACGCGAAATCGCCTGGGGGCTGCATTTCTTTCGCGAAGTCATCTTCGAGGCAACGCCGCAGCTCTATGGCAAGCTTCAAGGCGCCTTCGAGCGTCACTATCCGGGAGAGCCGATCAGAATTCCCTCCTTCATGCGCTATGCCTCGTGGATCGGCGGCGATCGCGATGGCAATCCCAATGTGACGGCTGCGGTCACCGCCCATGCCATGACCGAGTACCGCGATACCGCCATAAGCTGGTATCTGACGCAGGTGCAGCGGCTGGTGACGGTGCTCAGCGCCAGCTCGAATGTCGTCGCTCTGCCGGCCAGCTTCAAACCGGTGCTGCAGACCGCGCTTGATAAAAGCGGACAGGCGCACATGATCGCCACCCGCAACCCTGACGAACCGCTTCGCCAGTTCGCTTCGGTCTTGCTTGCCCGGCTGGAGGCCACGCGAAACGGCGGTACGGCGGCGTACCACTCGGCAGAGGCGTTTCGTGCTGATCTGAACGGCCTGTCTTGTGTTCTCGAAGCGATCGGAGGACGCGCGGTAGCCAAGCGTTTCGTCCAGCCTCTGCTCTGGCAAGTCGGAAGCTTCGGCTTCCGCACGGTCTCGCTCGACATCCGGCAGAACTCCACGGTGGTCAACCGGGTGCTAGCCGAGTTGTTTGCGCTGACAAATCCCACCGATCCGGTCGCAGCTGGCACGCCGCAATGGTCGGCGCGCATTCGCGCAGCCGTCAGCCAGGGCGAGCGGCTGGAGATCGACGCAGGCCGGCTCTCGCCTGAGGCAGGTGAACTGCTTTCGACATTCTCTGTCGTCCGCGACCATACCTCCGGCCTGGATGCCGACGCTGTCGGCTCTTTCGTCCTCAGCATGACTCGCTCGGCCGACAATCTTCTCGCGGTCTATCTGCTGGCGCAATATTGCGGACTTTCAACCTCGCCCGGTGGCGGCGGCACAATCAGGCTGCGGATCGTGCCATTGTTCGAGACCATCGCTGATCTACAGGCCGCCCCTGGCATCCTGAATGATTTGCTCGGCGTTTCGCTGGTAAGGCGGACGGTGCGAGATTTCGGCGCGCGCCAGGAGATCATGCTTGGCTATTCAGATTCCAACAAGGACGGCGGTTTCCTCGCTTCCAATTGGGAACTAGCCAAAGCGCAAAAGCGCCTCGCTGCCGTCGGGCACAAGCACAAGGTCAGGATCAGTTTCTTCCACGGTCGCGGCGGCTCGGTCAGCCGTGGCGGCGCACCGACCGGCCGGGCGATCGCGGCGCAGCCCGAAGGCACTGTCGCTAGAACCATGCGGGTGACCGAGCAGGGCGAGGTCGTATCGTCGAAATTCGCCAATCGCGGCACCGGCCTCAACCAGCTCGAGATTCTCGCCGCCGGCGTGCTGGCCCACAGTGTCGGATCGCCCGGTGATGTCGAGACGAAGGAAACGCCGGAATTCAACGAAGCGCTGGAAGCGCTGGCAGGCATGTCGCAGGCATCCTATGCCGGGCTGATGGCTGAGCCTGGCTTTCTTCATTATTTCAACCAGGCGAGCCCGGTCGCGGAACTGGCGCTCCTGAAAATGGGCTCACGGCCGGAGCGCCGTTTCGGCGCCAGCGGTATTGCTGACCTGCGCGCCATTCCATGGGTGTTCGCCTGGAGCCAGAACCGTCATCTGTTGACCGGCTGGTATGGCATCGGCAGCGCGCTCAGCGCTTTCGTCGCGGTGCGCGGCGAGGCCGGGCGCGAGCTTCTGGCTCGCATGTTCGAGCACTCGCGCTTCTTCCGCCTGATCGTCGACGAGGCTGAAAAGACGCTTTACCAGTCCGACATGGAGATCGCTCAGCTCTACGCCCGCCTGGTGTCCGACAGCGATGCGGCCCGACGGATCCACGCCCGCATCGCCGCCGAATACGAGCTGACGCGGCGCCTGATTGGTGACCTCACGGGAGGCGATCTTTCCGCGCGCTTTCCGATGTTCAAGCGGCGTTTCGACAATCTGCGGCGACAGATGGATGACATTCACCGGCTGCAGGTCGATCTGTTGCGTGAAGTTCGGACAAATACCGGCACGGCGGATCAAAAGCGGGCCACCGACGCTCTGCTCGTATCGATCAATTGCATCTCGGCCGGCCTCGGGTGGACGGGATAG
- the sucD gene encoding succinate--CoA ligase subunit alpha encodes MAILLNRSTRVIVQGFTGKIGSFHAEDMKRYGTKLVGGVTPGKGGQTHLGLPVFNTVKGAVRETRAEASIVFVPPPFAADSIMEAADAGIKLCVCITDGIPSQDMMQVKRYMRRYRYEDRMRLVGPNCAGIITPGQALMGIMPGSIYLPGRIGIVGRSGTLGYEAASQMKALGIGVSTSVGIGGDPINGSSFKDILKLFEQDDETDAVVMIGEIGGPQEAEAAIWARDNMRKPLIAYIAGLSAPKGRRMGHAGAIISAFGESAQEKVEILKEAGVVIVPTPSSFGEVVADTLARMKKAA; translated from the coding sequence ATGGCAATCCTGCTCAACCGCAGCACCCGCGTCATCGTCCAGGGTTTCACCGGCAAGATCGGCAGCTTCCATGCCGAGGACATGAAGCGTTACGGCACCAAGCTTGTCGGCGGCGTCACCCCCGGCAAGGGCGGCCAGACGCATCTCGGCCTGCCCGTCTTCAACACGGTCAAAGGCGCAGTGCGCGAGACCCGCGCCGAGGCCAGCATCGTCTTCGTGCCGCCGCCCTTCGCCGCCGATTCGATCATGGAGGCGGCGGATGCCGGGATAAAACTCTGCGTCTGCATCACCGACGGCATCCCCTCGCAGGACATGATGCAGGTCAAGCGCTACATGCGCCGCTACCGCTATGAGGATCGCATGCGGCTCGTCGGACCGAACTGCGCCGGCATCATCACGCCCGGACAGGCGCTGATGGGCATCATGCCGGGCAGCATCTACCTGCCCGGCCGTATCGGCATTGTCGGGCGCTCCGGCACGCTCGGCTACGAGGCCGCCTCGCAGATGAAGGCGCTGGGCATCGGTGTGTCGACCAGCGTCGGCATCGGCGGCGATCCGATCAACGGCTCGTCCTTCAAGGATATTCTGAAGCTGTTCGAACAGGACGACGAGACCGACGCCGTGGTGATGATCGGCGAGATCGGCGGGCCACAGGAAGCCGAAGCCGCGATCTGGGCGCGCGACAACATGCGCAAGCCGCTGATCGCCTACATTGCCGGCCTTTCCGCCCCGAAAGGCCGCCGCATGGGCCATGCCGGCGCCATCATCTCGGCCTTCGGCGAGTCGGCGCAGGAGAAGGTCGAAATCCTGAAAGAGGCAGGCGTCGTCATCGTGCCGACGCCGTCGTCCTTCGGCGAGGTCGTGGCCGACACGCTGGCGCGGATGAAGAAGGCGGCGTGA
- a CDS encoding malate--CoA ligase subunit beta: protein MDIHEYQAKELLARHGVHVPRGGLAYSPEQATYRAREIGGGKWVLKAQVHSGARGKAGGIKLCANDEEISSAAEAMLGRKLVTQQTGPRGKLISRLYLEEAVDIAQELYVGFVLDRKEERVMIVASAAGGMEIEDIVEKAPDSILRTTVDPGVGMQRFQAREIAFGLGLEDNLIGKATETIFSCYQVFRDYDASMLEINPLVVTRDGSLIALDAKMSFDENALFRRPEISELRDKSQEDPRETFASDRGLSYVGLDGNIGCIINGAGLAMATMDMIKIAGGEPANFLDIGGGASPERVAKSFRAVLGDKNVETILVNIFAGINRCDWVAEGVIKAIREVGVTVPLVVRLSGTRAEEGRRILADSGEKVIVADTLAEAAEKAVAAWRAVAKKKAA, encoded by the coding sequence ATGGACATCCACGAATATCAGGCCAAGGAACTGCTCGCCCGGCATGGCGTGCATGTGCCGCGCGGCGGGCTGGCCTACAGCCCCGAACAGGCGACTTACAGGGCGCGCGAGATCGGCGGCGGCAAATGGGTGCTGAAGGCGCAGGTTCATTCCGGCGCCCGCGGCAAGGCCGGCGGCATAAAACTGTGCGCCAATGACGAGGAGATCTCGAGTGCCGCCGAAGCGATGCTCGGGCGCAAGCTGGTCACCCAGCAGACCGGCCCGCGCGGCAAGCTGATCTCCAGGCTCTATCTCGAGGAAGCCGTCGACATCGCCCAGGAGCTCTATGTCGGCTTCGTGCTCGACCGCAAGGAAGAGCGCGTCATGATCGTGGCGTCGGCGGCCGGCGGCATGGAGATCGAGGACATCGTCGAGAAGGCGCCCGATTCCATCCTGCGCACCACGGTCGATCCCGGCGTCGGCATGCAGCGCTTCCAGGCACGCGAGATCGCCTTTGGCCTGGGTCTGGAGGACAACCTCATTGGCAAGGCGACCGAGACCATCTTCAGCTGCTACCAGGTGTTCCGCGATTACGACGCCTCGATGCTAGAGATCAATCCGCTGGTGGTGACCCGCGACGGCAGCCTGATCGCGCTCGACGCCAAGATGTCGTTCGACGAGAACGCGCTGTTTCGGCGGCCGGAAATCTCCGAACTGCGCGACAAGAGCCAGGAAGACCCGCGTGAGACCTTCGCCAGCGACCGCGGCCTCTCCTATGTCGGCCTCGACGGCAACATCGGCTGCATCATCAACGGCGCCGGGCTGGCGATGGCGACGATGGACATGATCAAGATCGCCGGCGGCGAGCCGGCCAACTTCCTCGACATTGGCGGCGGCGCCTCGCCCGAGCGGGTGGCGAAATCCTTCCGCGCCGTGCTTGGCGACAAGAATGTCGAGACCATACTGGTCAACATCTTCGCCGGCATCAACCGCTGCGACTGGGTCGCGGAGGGCGTCATCAAGGCGATACGCGAGGTCGGCGTCACCGTGCCGCTGGTGGTGCGGCTTTCCGGCACCAGGGCCGAGGAAGGGCGTCGCATCCTGGCCGATTCCGGGGAGAAGGTGATCGTCGCCGACACGCTTGCCGAAGCCGCCGAAAAAGCCGTCGCCGCCTGGCGCGCGGTCGCCAAGAAAAAAGCAGCCTGA